A window of Pusillimonas sp. T7-7 contains these coding sequences:
- a CDS encoding tripartite tricarboxylate transporter substrate binding protein encodes MYKLLKKLLVGVGACIALGGIANAAYPEKPIRMVVSFPPGSGTDTNARYAAKKLSERIGVPVVVENRPGANSFIAAEAVVNAAPDGYTLLLASNSPVTTNVVMFEKLPYDPVKQLTPIAKLAYGPMALAVNAKSPFKTVKDLVDEAKKNPNSLNYGGGSASYRIATELFLTQNNIKAEFIPYKGASPALTDLAGGHVDFVFADLGAVIPFEQGGNMRILAVTGNERVKTVPDVPTLQEAGTEKYYMINWTAAFAPAGTPQPIVDMLSKHFVEIYKEPEAQEFLDRTNWFAFPAGAEELGKFQLSEIQRWGEAAEAASIPKQ; translated from the coding sequence ATGTACAAGTTGTTGAAGAAGTTGCTCGTAGGTGTTGGTGCCTGTATCGCTCTGGGAGGCATAGCAAACGCCGCTTACCCGGAAAAACCCATCCGCATGGTTGTTTCATTCCCACCAGGTAGCGGGACCGACACCAATGCCCGCTATGCCGCCAAGAAATTGAGCGAAAGAATTGGCGTGCCCGTGGTGGTAGAAAACCGCCCCGGCGCCAATAGCTTCATAGCCGCTGAAGCTGTCGTAAATGCGGCGCCTGACGGCTACACCTTGTTGCTTGCAAGCAATTCGCCAGTCACGACCAACGTCGTCATGTTCGAAAAACTGCCCTACGATCCCGTCAAGCAGTTGACACCAATTGCCAAACTGGCTTATGGCCCTATGGCGCTTGCCGTGAACGCCAAGTCCCCATTCAAGACGGTAAAAGATCTGGTGGACGAGGCCAAGAAGAACCCCAACTCGCTTAACTATGGCGGCGGAAGCGCTTCCTATCGTATTGCCACCGAACTGTTTCTGACTCAGAACAACATCAAGGCAGAATTTATTCCCTACAAAGGGGCATCACCAGCCCTGACAGACTTGGCGGGCGGCCACGTGGATTTTGTGTTTGCCGATCTGGGCGCAGTCATACCGTTTGAGCAGGGAGGCAACATGCGCATTCTTGCTGTCACCGGTAACGAGCGTGTCAAGACAGTGCCGGATGTACCTACACTCCAGGAGGCGGGTACAGAGAAGTACTATATGATCAATTGGACCGCAGCCTTCGCCCCAGCCGGCACACCGCAGCCTATCGTCGACATGTTGTCCAAACATTTTGTCGAAATCTACAAAGAGCCCGAAGCGCAGGAATTCCTGGACAGGACCAACTGGTTCGCCTTCCCGGCGGGTGCTGAAGAGCTGGGCAAGTTTCAGCTGAGCGAAATCCAGCGTTGGGGCGAAGCCGCAGAAGCAGCAAGTATTCCCAAGCAGTAA
- a CDS encoding crotonase/enoyl-CoA hydratase family protein translates to MNQILHFEQDDQGIVTLTMDYPPTRNALTGNSMVDAFLAAFQRIETEHTARVVIITAAGKVFSSGGSIDEMERQLKPEYESMALRHEYREGIQRLPLALHKLEVPTIAAVNGPAIGAGFDLSCMCDIRIASEHAKFAESFVKLGIVPGDGGAWFLPRLIGMSRAAEMTLTGDMIDAQQAYAWGLVSKVVPAEELLNESRKVALRIAANPPEAVRMSKRLLREGQHSRLDSLLELSAAFQAMAHKSDDHARAVQAFMEKRSKPRS, encoded by the coding sequence ATGAATCAAATACTTCATTTTGAGCAGGATGACCAAGGTATTGTCACGCTGACCATGGACTACCCACCTACCCGTAATGCGCTTACAGGCAACAGCATGGTAGATGCCTTCCTTGCCGCATTTCAACGCATAGAAACAGAACACACCGCTCGCGTAGTCATCATTACCGCCGCAGGCAAGGTGTTTTCTTCCGGCGGAAGCATCGACGAGATGGAGCGCCAGCTCAAGCCCGAATATGAAAGCATGGCACTGCGCCATGAGTACCGCGAAGGCATACAGCGTCTGCCGCTGGCCTTGCACAAACTCGAGGTACCCACCATTGCAGCCGTCAATGGCCCGGCCATCGGCGCGGGGTTCGACCTAAGTTGCATGTGTGATATTCGCATCGCATCCGAGCACGCCAAATTCGCTGAAAGCTTCGTAAAGCTTGGCATTGTTCCCGGCGACGGAGGGGCCTGGTTCCTGCCTCGCCTGATCGGCATGTCGCGCGCCGCTGAAATGACACTGACCGGCGATATGATCGATGCCCAACAGGCCTATGCATGGGGTCTGGTATCCAAAGTAGTGCCCGCCGAAGAACTGCTGAACGAAAGCCGCAAAGTCGCGCTGCGCATAGCGGCCAATCCCCCTGAGGCCGTACGCATGAGCAAACGCCTGCTGCGCGAAGGACAGCACAGCCGCCTTGATTCATTGCTGGAACTGTCTGCTGCATTCCAGGCCATGGCCCATAAATCCGACGACCATGCGCGGGCAGTTCAAGCATTCATGGAAAAGCGGTCCAAACCGCGTTCTTGA
- a CDS encoding acyl-CoA dehydrogenase family protein: protein MIATLDLTDIPAEDEAFRAEVRAFLKQTIGHLEPDIRARSWMGFNADFSRSLAERGWLGLTLPTQYGGAGKGPFARFVLSEELLAAGAPVSAHWIADRQSGPLILKYGTEAQKQFYLPRISKAEAFFCIGMSEPNSGSDLASIKTRATRTDQGWTLNGSKIWTTNAQHSDYMIALVRTSGETADRYKGLSQIIVDLSLPGVTVRPINDMAGDAHFSEVFFEDVQCPVDALIGTEGDGWAQVNAELAFERSGPERLYSSMVLLESWLLHCRQTGADDARTAAALGTIVSWLAVLRSLSISLTAKLVRGESPAIEATLVKDLGTEIEQAIPRIIGDVLGSTPEAEIPASLRRTLVYLEQLAPSFSLRGGTREILRGIIARGLGLR, encoded by the coding sequence ATGATCGCTACGCTTGATCTCACTGATATTCCCGCCGAAGACGAAGCGTTTCGCGCTGAGGTCCGCGCTTTCTTGAAACAGACCATAGGCCACTTGGAGCCTGATATCCGGGCGCGTTCCTGGATGGGCTTTAATGCGGATTTCAGCCGTAGCCTGGCCGAGCGCGGTTGGCTGGGCTTGACCTTGCCGACCCAGTATGGCGGTGCAGGCAAGGGGCCGTTTGCCCGTTTTGTTTTGTCAGAGGAACTGTTGGCTGCAGGAGCGCCGGTTTCGGCCCACTGGATCGCTGATCGTCAAAGCGGGCCGCTCATCCTCAAGTACGGTACTGAAGCGCAAAAACAGTTTTACCTGCCGCGTATAAGCAAGGCAGAGGCCTTCTTCTGCATAGGAATGAGCGAGCCGAATTCGGGCTCTGACCTGGCCAGCATCAAAACCCGGGCGACTCGCACGGATCAAGGCTGGACGCTTAACGGCAGCAAGATCTGGACCACCAATGCGCAGCACTCGGATTACATGATTGCTCTGGTGCGTACATCTGGGGAAACCGCTGATCGCTACAAGGGGCTATCGCAAATTATTGTCGATCTGAGCCTGCCGGGCGTTACCGTACGGCCCATCAATGATATGGCGGGTGACGCGCATTTTTCAGAGGTGTTTTTTGAGGATGTGCAATGCCCGGTCGATGCTTTGATCGGCACCGAGGGCGATGGCTGGGCGCAAGTCAATGCCGAGCTGGCTTTTGAGCGCAGCGGACCTGAGCGTTTGTATTCCAGCATGGTGCTGCTTGAAAGCTGGCTTTTGCATTGCCGCCAGACGGGGGCGGACGATGCCCGGACTGCAGCAGCCCTGGGTACGATAGTGTCGTGGTTGGCTGTATTGCGATCCCTGTCGATCTCGCTGACGGCAAAGCTCGTGCGTGGCGAAAGTCCCGCGATCGAGGCAACGCTGGTTAAGGATTTAGGTACAGAGATCGAACAGGCCATTCCACGGATTATCGGTGATGTGCTGGGCTCTACGCCTGAGGCTGAAATACCGGCATCCTTGCGTAGAACACTGGTTTATCTTGAGCAACTGGCGCCTTCGTTCTCGTTACGTGGCGGTACTCGTGAAATTCTGCGCGGCATCATCGCGCGCGGCCTCGGATTGCGATAG
- a CDS encoding acyl-CoA dehydrogenase yields the protein MDNIFTDSVDRLLAQIVTPDVIRAIEEGGSVESLWQELEDSGFLDALLPEESDGAGLSLAEAFPLLLLAGQYAVPVPFAQTMLARAWLHAAGVKAPAGSITIAGFGVRKNADTLEADAIPYGRVADWVLAQAEEKYVLLPVAAAEREHALGHGSLSASLRWMQWPAAAVTIQLDSLTEICLSGLAAASYAPLLAGAANRVLELTLDYANQRTQFGKNIGRFQAVQSQISVMAERTWAARMAAQLTCQGGSWSPCYLRAAVGKSRCSEAAVLVADIGHAVHGAIGITEEYDLQLYTRRLREWRMAAGTETYWAGQIGARLLRQTEHTALSFICEELSAVHE from the coding sequence ATGGACAATATATTTACGGATTCAGTTGATCGCCTGCTTGCTCAAATTGTCACGCCGGACGTCATACGCGCCATAGAAGAGGGCGGCAGCGTCGAGTCGCTTTGGCAAGAGCTGGAAGATTCAGGTTTTTTGGACGCATTGTTGCCCGAGGAATCCGATGGAGCCGGCTTGTCGCTTGCAGAAGCATTCCCTTTGCTTCTATTGGCGGGGCAATATGCCGTGCCAGTACCCTTTGCGCAAACCATGCTTGCCCGCGCTTGGCTGCATGCCGCTGGTGTAAAGGCCCCGGCAGGCTCGATCACGATAGCGGGTTTTGGCGTGCGCAAAAATGCAGATACGCTCGAAGCGGACGCCATACCCTATGGGCGTGTTGCCGACTGGGTGCTGGCGCAAGCTGAGGAAAAATATGTGCTGTTGCCCGTGGCAGCTGCCGAGCGTGAGCATGCATTGGGCCATGGCAGTTTGAGCGCCAGCTTGCGTTGGATGCAGTGGCCAGCCGCAGCAGTTACGATTCAGCTCGACTCTCTGACCGAGATCTGCTTGTCCGGGCTGGCGGCTGCAAGCTACGCACCCCTGCTGGCGGGTGCCGCCAATCGCGTGCTTGAACTGACGCTGGATTACGCCAATCAGCGTACGCAGTTTGGCAAAAACATAGGTCGTTTCCAGGCAGTCCAGAGCCAGATCAGTGTCATGGCCGAGCGTACCTGGGCTGCGAGGATGGCTGCACAGCTGACATGCCAGGGCGGCAGTTGGTCGCCCTGTTATTTGCGGGCCGCTGTTGGTAAAAGCCGTTGCAGTGAAGCCGCAGTCCTGGTCGCCGATATCGGCCATGCTGTGCACGGCGCAATCGGAATCACCGAGGAATACGATTTGCAGTTGTATACAAGACGCCTGCGGGAATGGCGGATGGCGGCCGGGACGGAAACCTATTGGGCCGGTCAGATAGGCGCCCGCTTGCTGCGGCAAACCGAGCATACTGCGCTTTCCTTCATCTGCGAAGAGTTATCGGCGGTTCACGAATGA
- a CDS encoding CaiB/BaiF CoA-transferase family protein, producing MSTPTHHHKNPQPQVRPAPLAGIRVLDLSRVLAGPWCTQTMADLGAEVWKIEAPGQGDDTRSWLPPDLDGESTYFMCTNRSKQSMAVNFKHPEGQALLRQLAQQADVLVENYRLGALEKFGLDYDTLSALNPRLIYCSISGYGRTGPRASEPGYDFVIQAESGLMSITGEEPGDPMKLGVAITDLVTGMNAVQAVLAALFARERSGRGQLIDLALLDGAVSVLANIGVGYLAAGHSPERFGNGHPTVVPYQIMSTADGRFALAVGNDRQFSALCTVLERSDLALDERYRTNRNRVLNRSTLIPELERILATQTNAYWLQKIRAAGIPAGSVRSVPEALDAPEIAARGLIVDTPDARHGSLRLMRSPLNLRGTPPRAPVAPPRLGEHTDHILRSVLNSTKEQIQAWHDAGVIA from the coding sequence ATGAGTACGCCTACCCATCACCACAAGAACCCGCAGCCGCAGGTCCGGCCAGCACCTCTGGCAGGTATTCGTGTGCTCGACCTTAGCCGCGTCCTGGCAGGCCCGTGGTGCACGCAAACCATGGCCGACCTGGGGGCCGAGGTTTGGAAAATCGAGGCGCCAGGGCAGGGGGACGACACCCGTAGCTGGCTGCCACCCGATCTGGATGGTGAGTCTACCTATTTCATGTGTACCAACCGCAGCAAGCAGTCTATGGCGGTCAATTTCAAGCACCCAGAGGGGCAGGCCTTGTTGCGGCAGCTGGCGCAACAGGCTGATGTTCTTGTTGAAAACTACCGGTTGGGCGCGCTGGAAAAGTTCGGGCTGGACTACGACACGCTTTCCGCGCTGAATCCACGCCTGATCTATTGTTCGATTTCGGGCTATGGGCGTACGGGTCCGCGGGCCAGCGAGCCGGGCTACGATTTTGTGATCCAGGCCGAGAGCGGGTTGATGTCGATCACAGGCGAAGAGCCGGGAGATCCCATGAAGCTTGGGGTGGCGATCACCGACCTGGTAACGGGCATGAATGCGGTCCAGGCTGTACTGGCGGCCTTGTTTGCCCGTGAGCGTAGCGGGCGCGGCCAGCTGATAGACTTGGCCTTGCTCGATGGCGCGGTAAGTGTGCTGGCAAATATCGGCGTCGGCTATTTGGCGGCAGGGCATAGTCCCGAGCGTTTCGGCAATGGTCATCCCACCGTCGTGCCATACCAGATCATGTCTACAGCCGATGGCCGGTTTGCGCTGGCGGTTGGCAATGACAGGCAGTTTTCTGCCTTATGCACCGTGCTCGAACGCTCCGACCTTGCGCTTGATGAACGCTATCGTACGAACCGTAACCGTGTCTTGAATCGAAGCACGCTGATTCCCGAGCTGGAACGTATTCTGGCAACCCAGACCAACGCCTATTGGTTGCAGAAAATACGTGCAGCTGGAATTCCGGCTGGATCGGTTCGTAGCGTGCCCGAAGCTCTGGATGCGCCGGAAATTGCAGCGCGTGGGCTGATTGTCGATACGCCGGATGCGCGTCATGGAAGCCTGCGTTTGATGCGTTCGCCTTTGAACTTGCGTGGCACGCCACCTCGTGCGCCGGTGGCGCCACCGCGTTTGGGTGAGCATACCGATCATATTCTGCGTTCTGTGCTGAACAGCACAAAGGAACAGATCCAGGCCTGGCATGATGCCGGAGTCATTGCCTGA
- a CDS encoding LysR family transcriptional regulator, translating to MDFRHLQQFVVLAETLNFRKAAEKLHMSQPPLSVSIRKLETELGVALFLRGKDGVRLTESGEAALADARRALFHAGQFKQAAVAASTGEGGILRVGFVGSATHAILPSILSQFRRRYPAVQLVLREATSIRIMKELADESLDVGVVRVPVSTDFRIRLLALQTENFVLAMPKSHPLAQRTTLKLKDLYEEDFILYAASDAAGLRMAAIHACQLSGFTPRVAQEAVQVQNRARPCGSGSGSCAGAIGQPPFYQQATGLQDTF from the coding sequence ATGGATTTTCGTCATCTGCAGCAGTTTGTCGTTCTTGCCGAAACCCTTAATTTTCGCAAGGCAGCAGAAAAGCTGCACATGTCTCAACCACCATTATCCGTGTCCATACGCAAGCTTGAGACCGAGCTGGGCGTGGCGCTGTTTTTGCGCGGAAAAGATGGGGTGAGGCTGACCGAAAGCGGCGAGGCCGCCCTGGCCGACGCTCGCCGGGCTTTATTTCATGCAGGGCAGTTCAAGCAAGCTGCCGTTGCCGCCTCGACAGGCGAGGGTGGGATTCTGCGGGTGGGCTTCGTGGGTTCGGCCACGCACGCCATTTTGCCCAGCATTTTGTCGCAGTTCAGGCGGCGTTATCCGGCAGTGCAGTTAGTGCTGCGAGAAGCTACGTCCATACGCATCATGAAAGAACTGGCCGACGAAAGCCTGGATGTCGGCGTAGTACGTGTGCCCGTTTCCACAGATTTCCGTATACGTCTATTGGCTTTGCAAACCGAGAATTTCGTGTTGGCCATGCCGAAGTCGCATCCTTTGGCGCAACGCACAACGCTAAAGCTGAAGGACTTGTATGAAGAGGACTTCATTCTGTATGCCGCATCCGATGCCGCGGGTTTGCGCATGGCCGCCATTCATGCTTGCCAGTTATCAGGATTCACGCCTCGCGTAGCGCAAGAAGCGGTGCAGGTTCAAAACCGTGCTCGGCCTTGTGGAAGTGGGTCTGGGAGTTGCGCTGGTGCCATCGGTCAGCCGCCGTTTTACCAGCAAGCAACTGGTTTACAAGATACTTTCTGA
- a CDS encoding zinc-dependent peptidase — translation MLRWLAGRGATPRKISRELEQITPEAWHQLLNGLPFLAGLTPAENEALRQRTAWLLASKSFTGAQGLELTDGIMLSIAAQAALPVLALDPALYEGWIEIIVYPGGFLTPYIETDESGVVHEYMAEASGEAWEGGPVILSWADVSPGRQQNANVVIHEFAHKLDQYGGDIDGMPSLDAHPELRPRHWRHVLEQSFDAFGKALTAVEDSIPHDVDPESEAAAAWFDRLPLDPYAAANEAEFFAVSSEAFFVDPAPLANGLPDWYGLLAQYYRQDPLARLRPVSHAR, via the coding sequence ATGCTTAGGTGGCTTGCAGGGCGCGGCGCTACGCCAAGAAAAATATCGCGCGAACTGGAGCAAATTACTCCCGAGGCTTGGCACCAGCTCTTGAACGGTCTACCTTTCCTGGCCGGGCTTACGCCGGCTGAAAACGAAGCGCTGCGTCAGCGGACGGCGTGGCTGCTGGCCAGTAAAAGTTTCACCGGTGCGCAGGGTCTGGAGTTGACGGATGGCATCATGCTGTCCATTGCCGCCCAGGCGGCTCTGCCTGTACTGGCGCTGGACCCGGCGCTATACGAAGGCTGGATAGAAATCATTGTCTATCCCGGTGGTTTTCTAACTCCGTATATTGAAACCGATGAAAGCGGGGTGGTACACGAATACATGGCCGAGGCATCGGGCGAGGCCTGGGAGGGGGGTCCCGTCATCCTGTCTTGGGCGGATGTCAGTCCGGGCCGTCAGCAAAACGCCAATGTGGTCATCCATGAGTTCGCCCACAAGCTGGACCAGTATGGCGGCGACATTGACGGGATGCCCAGCCTTGATGCGCATCCCGAGCTGCGTCCACGCCACTGGCGCCATGTGCTGGAACAGTCTTTTGATGCCTTCGGCAAGGCGCTGACAGCGGTCGAAGACTCGATACCCCACGATGTGGATCCCGAGTCGGAGGCCGCGGCGGCCTGGTTCGACAGGCTGCCGCTGGATCCTTATGCCGCCGCCAATGAGGCCGAATTTTTCGCCGTCAGTTCCGAAGCCTTCTTTGTAGATCCGGCCCCGCTGGCCAACGGCTTGCCCGATTGGTATGGCCTGCTGGCGCAATACTATCGGCAGGATCCCTTGGCGAGGTTAAGGCCTGTTAGCCACGCCCGATAA
- a CDS encoding SDR family oxidoreductase, with product MATQEKFALITGAGSGIGKSIALALAGAGYSVALAGRRQEPLEETAKQAQVHGVRALVVPTDISDPIAVDHLFEQITEHFGRLDLLFNNAGIFARAVSLEELEYEQWKSAVDINLTGAFLCTQGAFRLMKTQQPQGGRIINNGSISAHAPRPNAVSYTATKHAITGLTKATSLDGRKYDIACGQIDIGNAASDMTEIMNRGVLQADGSTKPEPLMDVEQVAGAVLYMASLPLNANVQFMTVMATKMPFIGRG from the coding sequence ATGGCAACACAGGAAAAGTTTGCGCTGATTACCGGCGCAGGATCAGGCATTGGTAAAAGTATTGCACTGGCACTGGCCGGCGCCGGTTACTCAGTGGCCTTGGCAGGTCGCCGCCAAGAACCCCTGGAAGAAACCGCAAAACAAGCGCAAGTGCACGGCGTGCGCGCACTGGTCGTCCCCACTGACATCAGTGATCCCATAGCGGTTGACCATCTGTTTGAACAAATCACGGAACATTTCGGCCGGCTCGACCTGTTGTTCAACAACGCCGGCATCTTTGCACGCGCTGTATCGCTGGAAGAGCTGGAATACGAACAATGGAAGTCGGCCGTCGACATCAACCTCACCGGAGCCTTCTTGTGCACGCAAGGCGCCTTCCGCCTGATGAAGACGCAACAACCGCAAGGCGGCCGTATCATCAACAACGGTTCCATTTCAGCACACGCCCCGCGCCCCAATGCCGTGTCGTACACCGCCACCAAGCACGCCATTACAGGCCTAACTAAAGCCACCTCGTTGGACGGACGCAAGTACGATATTGCCTGCGGCCAGATCGACATCGGCAACGCTGCCAGCGATATGACGGAAATCATGAACCGTGGCGTGCTGCAGGCAGACGGCTCCACCAAGCCCGAACCCTTGATGGACGTCGAACAGGTAGCCGGCGCCGTGCTTTATATGGCCAGCCTGCCACTGAACGCCAATGTTCAATTCATGACGGTCATGGCCACGAAAATGCCCTTTATCGGGCGTGGCTAA
- a CDS encoding DUF2238 domain-containing protein: protein MLWAALAISPSDRSAWLLENALVLALFCLLWIIRKQFRFSNASLLLILLFLSLHTLGSHYTYSEVPYNQWWQALTGQTLNSLFGWERNHYDRLVHFSYGLLLAYPIREFFLRIVEVRGFWAYFLPLDFTLSTSALYELIEWGAAMLFGGDLGMHYLGTQGDIWDAHKDMGLAALGALLAMLITAAINTRLQRDLAWEWSQHMKKPAAR from the coding sequence ATGCTATGGGCGGCCCTGGCCATCAGCCCCAGCGACCGTTCTGCCTGGCTCCTTGAGAACGCGCTGGTTCTGGCCCTGTTTTGCCTGCTTTGGATCATCAGAAAACAATTCCGGTTTTCGAACGCTTCACTGCTGCTGATACTGCTGTTTCTGTCGTTGCATACTTTGGGTTCACACTACACCTATTCCGAAGTTCCCTACAACCAATGGTGGCAGGCGCTGACCGGCCAAACCCTGAACAGTCTGTTTGGATGGGAACGCAACCACTACGATCGCCTGGTGCATTTTTCGTATGGGCTGCTGCTGGCCTACCCCATTCGCGAATTCTTTTTACGCATTGTCGAGGTGCGCGGCTTTTGGGCCTACTTCTTGCCGCTGGACTTTACGCTGAGCACCTCAGCCCTGTACGAATTGATCGAATGGGGCGCAGCCATGCTATTTGGCGGTGACCTGGGCATGCATTACCTGGGTACCCAGGGCGACATCTGGGATGCCCATAAAGACATGGGGCTTGCGGCACTGGGCGCGCTGCTGGCCATGTTGATCACCGCCGCCATCAACACCAGGCTGCAACGCGACCTCGCCTGGGAGTGGTCGCAGCACATGAAGAAACCCGCAGCGCGCTGA